From Struthio camelus isolate bStrCam1 chromosome 29, bStrCam1.hap1, whole genome shotgun sequence, a single genomic window includes:
- the LOC138062714 gene encoding olfactory receptor 14A16-like: MAALNHILRDNDVKPLATAVVNDIPYSPLLHKDRPFMIEGNQVDQEGFTSSKPMRTVPHYLLPVPRNDLELYFFQVMTGNFDTEHPIPGPFLPVGNVQLQKSIMRQSPMSGESKVSNDSSFNEFLLLVFADTRELQLLHFSLFLGIYLAALLANGLIITAIACDHRLHTPMYFFLLNLALLDLASISTTVPKSMANSLRDTRTISYSGCAAQLFSFVFLFTAECSLLTVMAYDRYVAICRPLHYGTLMGTTACVKMAAAAWASAFLNALLHTANTFSIPLCQGNVLDQFFCEIPQILKLSCSHSYLREVGLIVVSVCLFFGCFVFIVLSYVQIFRAVLRMPSEQGRHKAFSMCLPHLAVVSLFVSTVMFAHLKPPSMSSPALDVVVAVVYSVVPPAVNPLLYSMRNKELRDALR; this comes from the exons atggcagccctcaacCATATATTGCGAGACAATGATGTCAAACCCCTTGCTACAgctgtggtaaatgacatcccctactctcctctcctccacaaggacaggccttttatGATAGAAGGTAATCAAGTTGATCAGGAAGGCTTTACCTCCAGTAAACCCATGCGGACTGTTCCCCATTaccttcttcctgtgcccagaaat gatcTAGAACTCTACTTCTTCCAGGTCATGACAGGAAACTTTGACACTGAGCATCCCATCCCTGGTCCGTTCCTCCCTGTTGGAAATGTCCAGCTACAGAAAAGCATCATGA GACAGTCCCCCATGTCCGGAGAGAGCAAAGTGTCCAATGACAGCTccttcaatgagttcctcctcctggtgttTGCAGACACACGAGAGCTGCAActcttgcacttctcactcttcctgggcatctacctggctgccctcctggccaacggactcatcatcactgccatagcctgtgaccaccgcctccacacccccatgtacttcttcctcctcaacctcgccctcctcgacctggcctccatctccaccactgtccccaaatccatggccaactccctgagggacaccaggaccatttcctactcgggatgtgctgcccagctcttttcctttgtcttcttatttacagcagagtgttctcttctcacagtcatggcctatgaccgctacgttgccatctgcagacccctgcactatgggaccctcatgggcaccacagcttgtgtcaagatggcagcagctgcctgggccagtgctttcctcaatgctctcctgcacactgccaacacattttccatccctctctgccaaggcaatgtcctggaccagttcttctgtgagattccccagatcctcaagctctcctgctcacactcctacctccgggaagtggggcttattgtggttagtgtctgtttattctttgggtgtttcgttttcattgtgctgtcctatgtgcagatcttcagagctgtgctgaggatgccctctgagcagggaagacacaaagccttctccatgtgcctccctcacttggccgtggtctccctctttgtcagcactgtcatgtttgcccacctgaagcccccctccatgtcctccccagctctggatgtggtggtggctgttgtgtactcggtggtgcctccagcagtgaaccccctcctctacagcatgaggaacaaggagctcagggatgcactgagg